In Bacteroidia bacterium, one genomic interval encodes:
- the ruvA gene encoding Holliday junction branch migration protein RuvA, whose translation MYDYISGKITHATATYIVVEANGVGYQLQVSLQTYSKLKDAQSAKVYAHLSIKEDAHLLFGFADEDERQLFRNLISVSGVGPGTARVMLSSLSTTELQSAITTGNVAVIKKIKGIGDKTAQRIVIDLKDKLGKAGASAPVLLTQGNTIKEEALSALLTLGFNRNVAEKELNKVMAGGGEFQSVEVLLREALKNL comes from the coding sequence ATGTACGATTATATTTCAGGAAAAATAACCCATGCAACTGCCACCTACATTGTTGTTGAAGCCAATGGAGTAGGATATCAACTACAGGTCTCACTGCAAACTTATTCAAAACTTAAAGATGCACAGAGTGCAAAAGTTTATGCCCATTTATCTATTAAAGAAGATGCACACCTTCTTTTTGGTTTTGCCGATGAAGATGAAAGACAGCTTTTCCGTAATCTTATTTCAGTATCAGGTGTGGGTCCGGGCACTGCCAGAGTCATGCTTTCATCGCTAAGCACTACAGAATTGCAAAGTGCCATAACCACAGGCAATGTGGCTGTAATTAAAAAAATTAAAGGCATAGGCGACAAAACCGCACAGCGCATAGTCATAGACCTTAAAGACAAGTTAGGAAAGGCAGGCGCCTCTGCACCGGTTTTATTAACACAAGGCAATACAATTAAGGAAGAAGCGTTAAGTGCTTTGCTTACTCTTGGCTTTAACAGAAATGTGGCTGAAAAAGAGCTAAATAAAGTGATGGCTGGTGGTGGTGAGTTTCAGTCTGTTGAGGTTTTGCTGAGAGAAGCTTTAAAAAATTTATAA